A segment of the Geobacillus kaustophilus genome:
CAGGATCCAAGACGGCGACGTCGGCATTGATAAACGGATTGATGATGTTCGTTTTCAACCGCAGCTCTTCATTATAAATGACTGCAATCGGTGACACTTCCGACCCCGTGCCGGCTGTCGTCGGAATGGCGATGTGCGGGATCGGCATGAATTGCGCCTGCGGGAACGACTCGTACCGCAGCCCGCCTGGAATCGCCTCTTTAATATCGCGCAACCCTTTAAACAGGGCGTATTTCACCCCTTTGGCCGTATCAAGCACGCTGCCGCCGCCGACGGCCAACAAGGCGTCCGCCCCGACCTCGCGTGCATAGCGCACCGCTTCATTGACGCATTCGCTCTCCGCATCCTGGCGAATATCTAAAAAGATGCCGGCGAGCTCCGGTCCCATCCCGTTCGTTGTCAGCGGAAAGATGTCAGCCACTTTCTCAACGACCCCGGCCTGCTCAAGCCCACGGTCGGAAAGCAATAGCACCCGTTTCGCCCCCAACCCGCGGAACAAGTCCGGCATGAGCGCCCGAGCGTTCGAGCCGGTATAAATGGCGGTGCGCAGCCAAAAGTTCGCTAACGTCGTCATGTTCCGAATCCCCCTTTACTTTTTCATCATGGCGTGCAGGCGAGAAAACAGCACTTGATACCATTTCCGCTTCTCAAGCTCCGGCACCATCGACGTATGCACATGCTTCAGCTGCGTGTAGGCATCAAGCGAATATTTGCCCATTTCGCGCCCGATGCCGCTTTGCTTGTAACCGCCAAATGGCGCGTCATTGCGAAGCATATGCCAGTCATTGATCCAGACGACGCCAGCCCGCAGGCGTCCGGCGATGGCGTACGCCTTGTTGACGTCGCGCGTCCAGACGCCGGCCGCAAGCCCGTAGGTCGTATCGTTCGCCATCGCCACCGCCTCTTCCACGTCATGGTAGCGAATGACCGACAACACCGGGCCGAAAATCTCTTCTTGGGCGATTTTCATGTCATTCGTGACATTCGTAAAAATCGTCGGCGCGACAAAATGGCCGCCTTCACAGCCAGGCACTTCCACTTCATGGCCGCCGCATACAACGGCCGCTCCTTCTTGCTTCCCGGTTTCAATATAGGAGAGCACCGTTTCTTTTTGCCGGTGGGAGATAACCGGTCCGACATCGGTCGCCGGGTCGAGCGGATGGCCGATGCGAAGTGTTTTTGTCAGCGCGACAAGCCGCTCGACCACTTCATCATGGAGCCGATCGGGCACAAACAGCCTTGTTCCCGATTCGCACAGCTGGCCGGAGTGCAAAAAGACGCCAAACAAACTGCCGGGAACGGCAAGCTCCAAATCGGCATCATCAAGCAAAATGTTCGGCGACTTGCCGCCGAGTTCAAGCGTCACGTTTTTCACCGTTTCCGCCGCCAGCGCCATAATGCGGCGGCCGACCTCGGTTGAACCGGTAAACGCCACTTTATCGACTTGCGGATGGCGGACAAGCGCCTCACCGACGTCGGCGCCCGAGCCGGCCACCACGTTGATGACCCCCGGGGGCACAAAGGACGAAATGATTTCCGCCAGCTTCAGCGCTGACAGCGGTGTGTAGCTCGCCGGCTTCACGACGATCGTATTGCCCGCCGCCAGCGCCGGTGCAATTTTCCACGAGGCGATCATGAGCGGCAAGTTCCACGGCGTAATCGCCGCACAAACCCCGATCGGCTCGCGCCAAACAACGTTATGCGCCGGGCCGGGAAACGGCGGAATCGGCAGCGTTTCCGAAAACGGGTACTCTTCAACGATGTTCGCCATCGTTTGGAACAGATCGATCGTCTGCAAAATATCGATCGAGCTGATGCGACGGATCGTCCCCCCGCTCGAGATCGCTTCCAAATAGGCGAGCTCTTGGGCGTTGGCGGCAATGGACTGGGCGATCGCGTTCAGCACGCGCGCCCGTTCTTTCGGTTTCATCGCCTTCCAATCGGTCTCATCAAACGCCTTGCGCGCCGCTTGCACCGCCCGGTCGACATCGTCCGCTGTCGCCTTTGCGACAGTCGCCACCATCTCTCCGGTCGCCGGATTGTATACGTGAAACGTTTCCCCGCTTGTTGACGGCTGCCATTCGCCGTTAATAAAGAGTGGGAAATGTTGCACTTGCACGTGAGTGGTCATGACGATTTCTCCCTTCCTTTTTTCGACTCTCAACATCTAGCCAACGTTTTCGCTTTCCTCAAGACCGAACAGCTCCTCAAACGACTTCTCCTGCGCCTTTTTCAGCACGTCCATCCTCGCTGCCAGTTGGCGGGCGGTGAAATTCATAATGTCAGCGTAGTAGTCAGGGCCGAAAATGGAATCGTGGGCCGCCGCTTCCTCGTTGAGTTTTACTGCAAGCGGTGCGAGCTGCTCCATCTTTTTCATCACAACTTCCAGAAGATACGGATGCTCACGGATCAGCCGCTGAAGCAAAAACGTCCCGTAGGCGATGTGGCGCGACTCGTCTTTTTTCAAATAGCCGATCCCTTTCAACAACCCAGGCATGGCGCCCATTTGCTCAAGCGATTTGTAAAAGCCGTAATACCCCGTTTCCGCCAGCACCCCTTCGACAAACATGTTGTACACGACCGAGGCCTCGGCAATGGCCTCTGGGGACGAATCATGTTCAAGCCGCCCCATCGCTGACGGCAAAATCTCGTTAAAAATCGTATGGTATGTCTCGGAATGGTAATGGGACAAATCTTCTTTGACGCCGATCGCATTGAGCACAAGGCGGAAAAACTCGGTATGTTTCGCCTCCTCAAACAAAAAGGTGGTTAAGTACATCTCCTCCTCAATCCGTCCTTCTTTGGCGACAACCATCAAAAGCGGCAACAAATCACGCGTCACCGCCTCTTCCCCGGCTTGAAACTGGGCAATGAGCCGCAAAATTCCGTCCTTCATCTGAACAGGGAGCGTCTCCCAATCTTTCTCATCTTGCGTCAAGTCAATATCAGCTGGATTCCACACCCCTAACTTTTTGGCCTTTTGGTAAAGCCGAAACGGAAACGAATCTTCCTGCAGCCCGCGGCTGCCTGTAGTGACCAACGGCTGAGCCCGCCGCACGCTCACCACTCCTTTGCTATTTGTTTGAATGTTGATTGGATGTTGCACATCTGGATGAATGGCCGTGAGGATAATCAATTTTTGTAAGGGCTTACAAATAGACTGTTGCGACAATCGGCAGGTTGCTGGCAAAGAGGCAAGTTGTACAAATGACCGAAGCATTGTGAATAGTCACTCATTTTCTCTCATTCTAGCAATCTTCTTTTTCTTTCGTCAACGAAAAGCGAATGACATTTTCCGACAATAACAGTGAAAAAAACGGGGGGGTGTCCCAAAAGGATCGGGACACCCTTGCTCATCACCATATATCGCCACGAAACAATGAATCATGAGTAATATGTTGTATTTCGTTTGAGAGGAATGACGCTTTTGGGTCAGCCTCATTTCGTTTATACCCGCACTTTTCCGTATTCTCTCCGCAGTTCACTCGCGATGATGTTGCGCTGGATTTCCGAGGTGCCTTCGTAAATTTTCGTGATGCGGGCGTCGCGGAAGTAGCGTTCGATCGGGTAGTCTTTCATGTAGCCGAGGCCGCCGTGGATTTGTACGGCCATATCAGCGATTTTGTTGTACACTTCCGAGCCGAACAGTTTGGCGATGGCCGCTTCTTTGACGACACGCATCTTTTGATCGACCATCCAGGCGACGCGATAGACGGTCGAGCGAAGCACTTCGATCAACATGCTCATGTCCGCCAGCATATGCTGGATGGCTTGCTGCTCGATGATCGGCTTGCCGAACTGTTCGCGCTGTTCGGCGTATTCCATGCAGTATTCGAGCAGGCGGACGCAGGAGCCGAGATTGCGGGCGGCGAGACCCGCACGGCCGTTGGCGAGGATTTTGAGAGCGTTGACATACCCCTCGCCTTCTTTTCCGAGCACGTTTTCGACCGGTACTTCTAGATTATCAAAAAACAGCTCGGCCGAGTGCGAACCGCGCAGCCCCATTTTCCGCTCCACTTTTCCTACGATAAAACCGGGAAAATCTTTTTCGACGATAAACGAGGTGATGCCTTTCGGACCTTTCGACGGGTCGGTCACGGCCATGACGGTAAAGACATGGGCGTCGACGGCGTTAGTAATGTAATGTTTCGAGCCGTTAATGATGTAGCGGTCGCCTTTGCGGACGGCGGTCGTTTTGATCGCGGCGGCGTTCGAGCCGGCGTTCGGCTCGGTTAAGGCGAAGGCGCCGATCCATTCACCGGTCGCCATTTTCGGCAAGTAGCGCCGTTTTTGTTCCTCAGTGCCGAGCTCGACGATGCCGACCGTGCCGATGCCGGTATGGGCGCCGATTAATGTCGTATAGCCGTTGTGCGTTTTGCCGAGCTCTTCGTAAATGGCGCATTTGCCGACCATCGACAAGCCGAGGCCTCCATACTCTTCGGGAATGCTTAAGCCGAACAGCCCCATGTCTTTCGATTTTTCAATAATATCTTTCGGAATTTGGTCGTTTTCTTCAATGTCCATTGCCGCCGGCTCAACGACCTCTCTCACAAATCGGCGGACATTTTCTTTTAAAAATTCAATCTCGTCTGACAATATAAAATCCATCCTCTTCCCCTCCCGA
Coding sequences within it:
- a CDS encoding aldehyde dehydrogenase family protein; this translates as MTTHVQVQHFPLFINGEWQPSTSGETFHVYNPATGEMVATVAKATADDVDRAVQAARKAFDETDWKAMKPKERARVLNAIAQSIAANAQELAYLEAISSGGTIRRISSIDILQTIDLFQTMANIVEEYPFSETLPIPPFPGPAHNVVWREPIGVCAAITPWNLPLMIASWKIAPALAAGNTIVVKPASYTPLSALKLAEIISSFVPPGVINVVAGSGADVGEALVRHPQVDKVAFTGSTEVGRRIMALAAETVKNVTLELGGKSPNILLDDADLELAVPGSLFGVFLHSGQLCESGTRLFVPDRLHDEVVERLVALTKTLRIGHPLDPATDVGPVISHRQKETVLSYIETGKQEGAAVVCGGHEVEVPGCEGGHFVAPTIFTNVTNDMKIAQEEIFGPVLSVIRYHDVEEAVAMANDTTYGLAAGVWTRDVNKAYAIAGRLRAGVVWINDWHMLRNDAPFGGYKQSGIGREMGKYSLDAYTQLKHVHTSMVPELEKRKWYQVLFSRLHAMMKK
- a CDS encoding R2-like ligand-binding oxidase; amino-acid sequence: MRRAQPLVTTGSRGLQEDSFPFRLYQKAKKLGVWNPADIDLTQDEKDWETLPVQMKDGILRLIAQFQAGEEAVTRDLLPLLMVVAKEGRIEEEMYLTTFLFEEAKHTEFFRLVLNAIGVKEDLSHYHSETYHTIFNEILPSAMGRLEHDSSPEAIAEASVVYNMFVEGVLAETGYYGFYKSLEQMGAMPGLLKGIGYLKKDESRHIAYGTFLLQRLIREHPYLLEVVMKKMEQLAPLAVKLNEEAAAHDSIFGPDYYADIMNFTARQLAARMDVLKKAQEKSFEELFGLEESENVG
- a CDS encoding acyl-CoA dehydrogenase family protein, coding for MDFILSDEIEFLKENVRRFVREVVEPAAMDIEENDQIPKDIIEKSKDMGLFGLSIPEEYGGLGLSMVGKCAIYEELGKTHNGYTTLIGAHTGIGTVGIVELGTEEQKRRYLPKMATGEWIGAFALTEPNAGSNAAAIKTTAVRKGDRYIINGSKHYITNAVDAHVFTVMAVTDPSKGPKGITSFIVEKDFPGFIVGKVERKMGLRGSHSAELFFDNLEVPVENVLGKEGEGYVNALKILANGRAGLAARNLGSCVRLLEYCMEYAEQREQFGKPIIEQQAIQHMLADMSMLIEVLRSTVYRVAWMVDQKMRVVKEAAIAKLFGSEVYNKIADMAVQIHGGLGYMKDYPIERYFRDARITKIYEGTSEIQRNIIASELRREYGKVRV